A window of Curtobacterium sp. TC1 genomic DNA:
GCACCAGCAGATGGGCTTTGAAGCCGGAACTCTGCTGCTAGCGGAGGCGGAACAGCCCGGCCGACACCTCGTGCCCTGCGAATACGTCGCCCGCAGCTCGCTTGCGGCCCCACGACCCGAAGGAACTTGAATGACGCTCCCGTCCAGCACCCATTTCCAGCCCCCGAACGGCTACGTCGGCGACGTCATCCCGTTTGAACACGAAGGCACCGCGTGGTTGTTCTACCTGCTCGACGAACGGCCGGACGCTCCGCCGCTCAAGCGAGCAACGGGCATGCCCTGGGCGGTCGTGACCACAACCGACTTCGTCACCTTCACCGACAAGGGCGTCGTACTGCCCTCCGGTGGCCCCGACGCGAGCGACTTTGACTGCTACACCGGCAGCGTTGTTCGTGATGAGGAGGCAACGCTGCACTTGTTCTACACGGGGCACAATCCCCGTATCAAGACCGGACCCGATGGCGGCTTCAAGGACGCGCAGGTTGTCGCGCACGCGACGTCATCCGGTGATCTGACCGACTGGACCAAGCATCCCGAGTGGGACTTCCCCGCACTCGCTGGCTACTCCCCCGAAGACTGGCGAGACCCTTTCGTCTTCCGTCCCAATGCCGACCGGCCCTGGCAGATGCTCCTCGCCACTCGGCGACCGGACGAGCCGTATCGGCGTTCCGGCGTCGTGGCACGGCTCGAGTCCGATGACCTCGTCACGTGGCGGGATGCCGAGCCGATCTGGGAACCGCACCGCTTCATCACGCAGGAGTGCCCTGACGTATTCCAGTGGGGTGAGTGGTGGTACCTGGTGTACTCGGAGTTCTCCGACGCATTCTGCACCCGCTACCGCATCGCGAAGTCACCGGACGGCCCATGGTTCGCGCCAGCTGATGACACCGTCGACGGCCGAGCCTTCTACGCCGCGAAGACCGTCGCGCTCGGCGACCGCCGGTACTTTGTCGGGTGGATCGCGTCGAAGGAGGACCGGCGTGATGGCGGCGCGTGGCAGTGGGCCGGCACCATGGCGACGCTGCAGGCCCACCAGCGCGCCGACGGGACGTTGCGGTTCGACCTTCCAGAGGGCATTAAAGCCGCGTACACGAACGAGGTCGACATCACGGCGCGCCTCGAACCGGTCAACGATCCTGCCGCAGCGGTGGGTGCTGGCGCAAGGACCCGATACGCGGCTTGGATCGGGCCGGAACTCCCGTCCGAGGCGCTGGTGACCGTGGACCTCACGCTCGACGCGGACACCAGGTCGGTTGGGGTGCTCCTGCGCACCAGCGACGATGGCGAACAGGGGTACGCACTCCGCCTCGAGCCGGATCGGAACCGGCTCGTGTTGGACCGTTGGCCGCGCGGCAGCACCGGTGGGGAGCAGTGGCAGATCCTCGGCGACGTTCCGCACGCCGTCGAGCTCGAGCGCCCTGTAAAGCTTGCGGCCGGCGCGCATCACCTCGAGGTGCACTTGGACGGGGACGTCTGTGTCGCCGTCGTCGACGGGGCCGTCGCGTTGAGCGCGCGCCTCTACGATCGCCCCGCGGGGCGCGTCGGTGTCTTCGTGCAGGACGGCGTGTTCACTCTTGACCGTCTGACGGTCAGTACTCGCTAGCGCCAGCATCGACGAAGTGCGCCTGCACCGCATCACGGGGCAGGCGCACTTCGTTCGTTGCGTTACTTCCAGATCGACTTGAGGGTCCAGGCTCGGAGGTCAGGCATGAACTCGACCACCACGCTCGGAGGTCAATCGGCTACCGCACACGTGCGGCGGTTTCGGGTGCCCGTGAGGATCCGGGGATCTCGGTGTCGCAACAGACCCGCCCGTTGATGTGTGCGGCAACCGGGCCCTCGGTGAGACACAGCGCGGCGCCCCGGTGACACCCTCGAGCTCCGCAATCAGAACGCGAAGGCGCTCTGCCGTGCGAACCGACCGCCACCGCGTCTTCCTGGGCGAGTGATCCCTATTCACCTGCTCGGGGATCCGATTCGGTCTGCGTCGTCAGGGCGGCTGCGAGGTCAGATTCCGAGGGCAGGGCAGCGCGGACCGCTGGTGGGAGGAGGTCGTAGCTGGCGACACCGATCGGGTGCTGCTGCCCCGCGAGGGAGTACCGGACGACGGCGTCGTTCTTGTCCGCGACCAGCAGCAGTCCAACCGTGTTCGCGTGCTGGGGGCGGCGGAGCTTGTCGTCGACGAGGGCGACGTAGAAGCCGAGCTGGCCGAGGTACTCCGGCTTGAACTTCCCGGTCTTGAGTTCGATCACGACGTACCGGAGCTGCTCGACTTGGAAGAAGAGCAGGTCGACGTCGAAGTCGTCGCCGTCG
This region includes:
- a CDS encoding GH32 C-terminal domain-containing protein, which encodes MTLPSSTHFQPPNGYVGDVIPFEHEGTAWLFYLLDERPDAPPLKRATGMPWAVVTTTDFVTFTDKGVVLPSGGPDASDFDCYTGSVVRDEEATLHLFYTGHNPRIKTGPDGGFKDAQVVAHATSSGDLTDWTKHPEWDFPALAGYSPEDWRDPFVFRPNADRPWQMLLATRRPDEPYRRSGVVARLESDDLVTWRDAEPIWEPHRFITQECPDVFQWGEWWYLVYSEFSDAFCTRYRIAKSPDGPWFAPADDTVDGRAFYAAKTVALGDRRYFVGWIASKEDRRDGGAWQWAGTMATLQAHQRADGTLRFDLPEGIKAAYTNEVDITARLEPVNDPAAAVGAGARTRYAAWIGPELPSEALVTVDLTLDADTRSVGVLLRTSDDGEQGYALRLEPDRNRLVLDRWPRGSTGGEQWQILGDVPHAVELERPVKLAAGAHHLEVHLDGDVCVAVVDGAVALSARLYDRPAGRVGVFVQDGVFTLDRLTVSTR